A region from the Buchnera aphidicola (Pemphigus populi) genome encodes:
- the orn gene encoding oligoribonuclease — protein sequence MENRIDKKNNLIWIDLEMTGLNPNKNKIIEIATLITDKNLNILSTGPVIAIHQSEITLKYMDKWNIKIHTKSGLINRVKKSLYGERHAEMQTLNFLKKWSLFNTSPMCGNSIHYDRHFLYKYMPKLEKYFYYRHIDVSSIREVISFWKPNILKKFIKKNNHSALQDIKSSIKELLYYRKFFINK from the coding sequence ATGGAAAATAGAATAGATAAAAAAAACAATCTTATCTGGATTGATCTGGAAATGACAGGACTGAATCCGAATAAAAACAAAATTATTGAAATAGCTACTTTGATTACAGATAAAAATTTAAATATTTTATCCACAGGTCCTGTAATTGCAATACATCAATCTGAAATAACGTTAAAATATATGGATAAATGGAATATCAAAATACATACAAAAAGTGGTTTAATTAATAGAGTAAAAAAAAGTTTATATGGTGAACGACATGCTGAAATGCAGACTCTTAATTTTTTAAAAAAATGGAGCTTATTTAATACTTCTCCTATGTGTGGCAACAGTATTCATTATGATAGACATTTTCTATATAAATACATGCCAAAATTAGAAAAATATTTTTATTATAGACATATTGATGTCAGTAGTATTAGAGAAGTGATTTCATTTTGGAAACCCAATATCTTAAAAAAATTTATAAAAAAAAATAATCATTCAGCATTACAAGACATAAAAAGTTCAATAAAAGAATTATTATATTATCGTAAATTTTTTATTAATAAATAA
- the rpmE gene encoding 50S ribosomal protein L31, which translates to MKKKIHPSYNKVKASCSCGNKILFYSTIHKDINLDVCSKCHPFYTGKQRVLDTGGQIEKFNKRFKMVNKV; encoded by the coding sequence ATGAAAAAGAAAATTCATCCAAGTTATAATAAAGTTAAAGCTTCATGTTCTTGTGGTAATAAAATTTTATTTTATTCTACTATTCATAAGGATATTAATCTTGACGTATGTTCTAAATGTCATCCTTTTTATACAGGAAAACAAAGAGTATTGGATACAGGAGGGCAAATAGAAAAATTTAATAAACGTTTTAAAATGGTGAATAAAGTATAA